The genomic interval CAAGAGGGGTAGGGGTAATTGCAGTCACATCAATATATTTTCCATCGGGTTTGTTCTTGAGTCTCTCAAGAACTTTTGCATAATCTACTTTTCCATAATAATGACCATATGGAAGCAGTTCTTCTTTTTGAAGACCTAATTCATCTGCAATCTGATAAATAGTCTTCATGTTTTTTTCTGCTGCCTCGGCAATCTGCCAATCTGCATACTTCGTTGGATCAAGTGGCATAGATACCTCCTTCTTTTTTGTTAGTAATTTATGAGCACATTTAGAAACTTATCGTTCATATGCCTCAGATTTTTGCTCAACACAAAAGCTAATTTCTTCAGAATGACATTTGCAAGGACCAAATCTTCATTCTCTATTTTCTCGAATTCATCCTTTGAAAGCAGGAATATCGTGGTATTCTCAAGGGCAATAGCATTTGCCTCGTGGTGCCTCTTTTCAAGGATAGACAACTCTCCACAAAAATGACCTTTGCCGAGGACTGCGAGGGTCTGTTTCCAGCCATCAGGTGTTGTTTTAGAAATTTCGAGTTTCCCCGAGTGAATAAGATAAATGCCTTTTGCCTCTTCTTTTTCTTTGAATACAAAATTATCTTTTTTTATAGACAATTCTTGAAGTTTCCCCGCAATCTTTTCGAGATGTTTATCGTCTATATCTTCAAATAAGACTTGTTTTTTGAGATCAGTTATTGCTATCATAATTCCCTCCTCATTAACTTTTCTATCCTTACACTGCAGACCTTATATTCGGGGGTCTTTACGTATCTGTCAAGAGCACTGTCATTTGTTAATACATTGGCTGCTGCTTCTCTGTAATGCATTGGTATGAACACCACTCTCTCAGGGACCCTTGATGTAATCCTTGCCCTTATTTCAATGCTCCCACGTCTGGACATGACTTTTACCATATCACCCTCCTTAATATCAAGCCTTTTGCTGTCAGAGGGATTAATTTCCACATAAGGCTCACCGGCATGTTTTTCTATAGGTTTTACTCTCCTTGTCATGGACCCTGCATGGTACTGAAAGAGGTTCCTGCCTGTGGTAAGAATAAACGGATACCCTTCATCGGCAGTTTCTGCAGGAGGTGTATATTGTGTAGGAGTAAAATGTACTTTGCCTCTCGGAAATCCACCTTTATAAAGGTATTCTGTGCCGGGATGATCTTTTGTCGGGCATGGCCATTGAATACCATATTTTTCTATTCGATTGTATCTTATTCCAGCAAGT from Dissulfurispira thermophila carries:
- a CDS encoding cyclic nucleotide-binding domain-containing protein; translation: MIAITDLKKQVLFEDIDDKHLEKIAGKLQELSIKKDNFVFKEKEEAKGIYLIHSGKLEISKTTPDGWKQTLAVLGKGHFCGELSILEKRHHEANAIALENTTIFLLSKDEFEKIENEDLVLANVILKKLAFVLSKNLRHMNDKFLNVLINY